Proteins co-encoded in one Sporosarcina sp. FSL K6-1522 genomic window:
- a CDS encoding carbohydrate kinase: MDSKKKHVLIYGDAFVDYIAEDQSNSTFTTFLGGATVNVAAGISRLGAPSAFITVTGDDETSQFVRDELQKEGVDLSFAKLENAKRVSGVYVHLTDDNDRVFHTYIDETPDIQVEALDLSEEAFQDASVFHICSGTMFHPTALETTKDAVRLAKSMGAQLSMDANIRPLRWESEAFCRETLLSFIRDMDILKLTEEELAFLTETESLEAGIAKLAAYHVPVVLITAGEQGTFAVMDGALTHVSVEPVVPVDTTGAGDAFIAGILRQIHLKGYPETHDEWIDYITFGNKLGALCATKPGALSAMPRLEEVEA; the protein is encoded by the coding sequence ATGGATTCGAAGAAAAAGCATGTGTTGATTTACGGCGACGCGTTCGTCGATTATATAGCAGAGGATCAGTCAAACTCGACGTTTACAACGTTTCTTGGTGGGGCGACGGTCAATGTGGCGGCGGGCATTTCGAGGCTCGGTGCTCCTTCGGCGTTTATTACGGTGACAGGCGATGATGAGACGTCTCAATTTGTACGGGATGAACTGCAAAAAGAAGGCGTCGATTTGTCATTTGCGAAGTTGGAAAATGCTAAACGTGTGAGTGGTGTCTACGTCCATTTGACGGATGACAATGACCGTGTTTTTCACACATATATTGACGAGACGCCTGATATCCAGGTGGAAGCGTTAGATTTATCTGAAGAGGCTTTCCAAGATGCATCAGTTTTCCATATTTGTTCGGGGACGATGTTCCATCCAACGGCACTCGAGACAACGAAAGATGCAGTGCGTCTTGCGAAGTCGATGGGTGCTCAATTGTCGATGGACGCCAATATTCGTCCACTTCGTTGGGAAAGTGAAGCGTTTTGCCGCGAGACGTTACTGTCCTTTATTCGAGACATGGACATCTTGAAGCTAACGGAGGAAGAATTGGCTTTCCTGACAGAAACGGAGTCACTTGAGGCAGGAATTGCAAAACTTGCAGCTTATCACGTACCGGTTGTTTTAATAACGGCGGGCGAGCAAGGAACTTTTGCCGTAATGGATGGGGCGTTGACACATGTGAGCGTCGAACCCGTTGTACCAGTTGACACAACAGGAGCAGGCGATGCATTTATCGCAGGGATTTTGCGCCAAATTCATTTGAAAGGCTATCCTGAAACACATGATGAGTGGATTGACTACATTACTTTTGGCAATAAACTCGGTGCACTTTGCGCGACAAAGCCGGGTGCTTTATCGGCGATGCCGCGATTAGAAGAAGTAGAAGCGTAA
- a CDS encoding cell surface protein, protein MGILVAFSETAYTIATANSTNQDQEDFDEDQDGSSQDEEDLDENQDGSSQDEEDLDENQDGSSQDEEDLDENQDGSSQDEEDLDENQDGSSQDEEDFDGDQDGSSQDQEDEEQVSSCDNQNGLNDGQVDFIQDQDQEEPCEDQIKSLPLLLGVPLSTLQYPGVNVINEALGVGKSIPGKYAFQFRLSDRVSYEAYGYSTSYSNRYRYRKGTGNPSKSAYVLVRNAGIYNDSWIDLRINILQVDMNNLDIYVPTTKSSAAEQANFLRIDSSSPIGSSSKVSMEFLKAGTNEKVNITGMWNFKRLNNYKSIDLKPDNFLTSLFVYDTTKINYMDNIDGTVNFVGTVIGEKKDTNMTILFEDIDEFPITINSEKGLGYLKYERDPISKIELPAPDIIGEVTIDDSRELRYHIYQTIPAQSMAAFNPRLVIIESEVNPHFTIKSVDIKGLNGENYNSFFTVSQTGNKISLVANNPVAPDFQDKVFDIKILGSLKTNSDYLKLYKNGYLEVPVSARVFSDTSAIGLLSEPTNARVLYKGKPTGYPVPQTVRKGTDLTKMDISKFISNLSVDTNAAVDLPIRVVGLENIPNTAIIGDYMVTVVIETAQKVQARIQVPIYVRNEESLKLIDIPKIISFSTIKVPNKRKYYNRTFMEGSVAVVDTRTNKNKWYVYVKVLTPLTSPNNKELTGTLVYTHSNGRSVRLNSSLYEVLSETALDDKPVKMDWKANEGIRLYLEPGPNIEKNQKYQGELEWTLTDAPI, encoded by the coding sequence TTGGGTATACTAGTTGCATTTTCGGAAACAGCTTATACGATTGCAACAGCGAATAGTACAAACCAAGACCAAGAGGATTTTGATGAAGATCAAGATGGTTCTAGCCAAGACGAAGAGGACTTGGATGAAAATCAAGATGGTTCTAGCCAAGACGAAGAGGACTTGGATGAAAATCAAGATGGTTCTAGCCAAGACGAAGAGGACTTGGATGAAAATCAAGATGGTTCTAGCCAAGACGAAGAGGACTTGGATGAAAATCAAGATGGTTCTAGTCAAGACGAAGAGGATTTTGATGGAGATCAAGATGGTTCTAGTCAAGACCAAGAGGATGAAGAGCAAGTCAGCTCTTGCGACAATCAAAATGGACTGAATGACGGACAAGTTGACTTTATCCAAGATCAAGATCAAGAGGAACCTTGCGAAGATCAAATCAAATCTCTGCCTTTGCTTTTAGGAGTACCACTTAGTACTTTACAATACCCTGGAGTAAATGTGATTAATGAGGCATTGGGGGTTGGAAAGTCTATTCCTGGGAAATATGCTTTTCAATTTAGGTTGAGTGATAGAGTAAGTTATGAAGCATATGGTTATAGCACATCCTACTCAAACAGATACAGGTATAGAAAGGGTACTGGAAACCCTAGTAAAAGTGCCTATGTTTTAGTAAGAAACGCTGGGATTTATAATGACTCATGGATTGATTTACGGATAAATATCTTACAAGTGGACATGAATAACTTAGACATATACGTCCCTACTACCAAGAGTTCTGCAGCAGAACAAGCAAATTTTTTAAGAATAGACTCTTCTTCCCCTATAGGTTCTTCTTCAAAAGTTTCTATGGAATTTTTGAAGGCGGGTACTAATGAAAAAGTCAATATTACAGGCATGTGGAATTTTAAAAGGTTAAATAATTATAAATCTATTGATTTAAAACCAGATAACTTTTTAACTTCCCTCTTTGTTTATGATACAACAAAGATTAATTACATGGACAACATTGATGGTACAGTAAATTTTGTTGGAACTGTTATAGGTGAAAAAAAAGATACAAATATGACGATTCTCTTTGAAGATATAGATGAGTTTCCTATTACTATAAATTCAGAAAAAGGATTAGGTTACCTAAAGTACGAAAGGGATCCAATTTCAAAAATTGAATTGCCGGCACCAGATATTATAGGGGAGGTAACTATCGATGATTCAAGAGAATTGCGTTACCATATCTATCAAACCATACCGGCACAATCTATGGCTGCTTTTAACCCTCGATTAGTAATTATTGAAAGCGAAGTAAATCCTCATTTTACTATTAAAAGTGTAGATATTAAGGGATTAAATGGTGAGAATTATAATTCCTTTTTCACAGTTTCCCAAACGGGGAATAAAATCTCTCTTGTTGCAAATAATCCAGTGGCACCTGATTTTCAGGACAAAGTATTTGATATAAAAATACTGGGCTCCTTAAAAACAAATTCTGACTATCTAAAACTCTATAAAAATGGATATCTTGAAGTACCAGTATCAGCCCGAGTTTTCAGCGATACTAGTGCAATAGGGCTTCTAAGCGAACCCACTAATGCTAGGGTACTGTATAAGGGAAAACCAACAGGATATCCGGTACCTCAAACGGTAAGAAAAGGGACAGATTTAACCAAAATGGATATCAGTAAATTTATTTCAAATTTATCAGTTGACACTAACGCAGCTGTTGATCTGCCTATTCGAGTTGTTGGCTTAGAAAACATTCCTAATACAGCAATAATAGGAGACTATATGGTTACAGTAGTCATTGAAACAGCGCAAAAAGTACAGGCGAGAATTCAAGTACCCATCTATGTGCGTAATGAAGAAAGTCTCAAATTAATAGATATACCTAAAATAATATCTTTTTCCACCATCAAAGTACCTAATAAAAGGAAATACTACAATCGCACATTTATGGAGGGGAGTGTAGCAGTTGTTGATACACGAACAAACAAAAACAAATGGTATGTATATGTAAAGGTACTAACACCTCTCACTTCACCAAATAATAAAGAATTAACAGGGACATTGGTTTACACGCATTCTAATGGAAGGTCTGTAAGATTAAATAGTAGTTTGTACGAAGTGCTCTCTGAAACAGCTTTGGATGATAAACCAGTTAAAATGGATTGGAAAGCAAATGAGGGCATTCGACTATACCTAGAACCTGGGCCTAATATAGAAAAAAACCAAAAGTATCAAGGTGAGTTAGAGTGGACCTTAACAGACGCACCTATCTAG
- the opp4A gene encoding oligopeptide ABC transporter substrate-binding protein — MAKKHSLLLISLLFLSGVFLVLRMGYNEQIAIAAPVFPLEVSNQGEALEDGELVYGLVSNAPFEGTLNAVFYSGAPDAEVMGFFDESLLAVDSDSLITNEGAATYTISEDKKTITITIKDGVNWHDGEPVKASDLLYAYELLGHPDYEGTRYTFMVSNVEGMPDYHEGEAKTISGIKVSEDDKTIAITFTEATPSLMSGIWTMPVPRHYLGDITTGEVTMKDIVTSDKIRTAPIGFGPYKVAKIVPGESVMYERYDAYWRGRPSLQTVVLKVVAPESILGALKTGEVDMASIPSDQYIRASEMDNIELLGAVDRAYTYIGFKLGKWDADKKENVMNPNAKLANKLVRQAMWHAMDNEAVGKYVYHGLRFPATTLILPAFERYHDMKNVGRSYNPEKAKALLDKAGYIDVDNDGFREDPDGHKFVLNFVSMASDETSEPIAKYYMQNWADVGLHVQLLDGRMHEFNAFYKMIEQDNPKVDVYQGAWSTGSDPDPAGLYGRAALYNYTRYTSKKNDELLAAGTSEKAFGRDYRVAIYKEWQALMVEDVPVAPTVYRYSLTGVNKRVVNYTIDSTSPNKYPWTWGVSR; from the coding sequence GTGGCAAAGAAGCATAGCTTGCTTCTCATTAGCCTACTATTTTTGAGTGGCGTATTCCTAGTGTTACGGATGGGTTATAACGAACAGATTGCCATTGCAGCACCTGTTTTTCCGCTGGAGGTTAGCAATCAGGGAGAAGCGCTAGAGGATGGGGAGCTCGTCTATGGGCTCGTATCGAATGCGCCGTTTGAAGGGACGTTGAACGCTGTCTTTTATTCTGGGGCACCCGACGCTGAAGTCATGGGATTTTTTGATGAAAGTCTGTTAGCTGTTGACAGTGACTCGCTCATTACAAACGAAGGAGCAGCAACGTATACCATTTCTGAGGATAAAAAAACGATTACCATCACCATTAAAGATGGTGTGAACTGGCATGACGGGGAGCCTGTTAAAGCATCTGACCTGCTATATGCATACGAATTGCTTGGGCATCCCGATTACGAAGGAACACGCTATACGTTTATGGTATCCAATGTTGAGGGAATGCCTGATTACCACGAAGGCGAGGCAAAGACGATTTCGGGCATTAAAGTTTCAGAGGACGATAAAACGATAGCCATTACGTTTACAGAAGCAACACCATCTTTGATGTCAGGCATTTGGACGATGCCAGTTCCGAGGCACTATCTTGGCGATATTACGACAGGCGAAGTGACGATGAAGGACATTGTCACTTCCGATAAAATACGTACAGCACCCATTGGTTTTGGCCCTTACAAAGTGGCGAAAATTGTACCGGGGGAGTCCGTCATGTATGAAAGATACGATGCATATTGGAGGGGGAGACCCAGTCTTCAAACTGTTGTTTTGAAAGTCGTTGCGCCAGAATCCATTTTAGGTGCATTAAAAACGGGTGAAGTGGATATGGCATCGATTCCTTCAGACCAGTATATACGCGCGTCAGAAATGGATAACATCGAGCTATTAGGGGCAGTGGATCGAGCTTACACCTATATTGGCTTCAAACTTGGAAAATGGGATGCGGATAAGAAGGAAAACGTCATGAACCCCAATGCCAAGTTAGCGAATAAGCTTGTCCGGCAAGCGATGTGGCACGCAATGGACAATGAAGCTGTTGGGAAGTATGTCTATCATGGGCTCCGTTTCCCAGCAACAACGCTTATTCTACCTGCGTTTGAACGTTATCACGACATGAAGAATGTTGGGCGCTCTTATAACCCAGAAAAAGCGAAAGCACTTTTAGACAAAGCGGGGTATATTGACGTTGATAACGATGGCTTTCGTGAAGACCCAGATGGTCATAAATTCGTGTTAAATTTTGTGTCGATGGCCAGTGATGAGACTTCAGAGCCGATTGCAAAATATTATATGCAAAACTGGGCGGACGTTGGACTTCATGTGCAATTATTAGATGGACGCATGCATGAATTCAATGCATTTTACAAAATGATTGAACAAGACAATCCGAAAGTCGATGTCTATCAAGGCGCATGGAGTACGGGATCGGACCCAGATCCGGCAGGTTTATATGGGCGAGCGGCATTGTATAATTACACGCGTTATACGAGCAAGAAAAACGATGAGTTGCTGGCGGCTGGAACGTCCGAAAAAGCTTTTGGTAGGGATTATCGTGTAGCCATTTATAAGGAGTGGCAAGCGCTAATGGTTGAAGATGTGCCCGTTGCGCCAACGGTTTATCGCTATTCACTAACGGGTGTCAATAAACGCGTCGTCAATTATACAATCGATTCAACCTCGCCGAATAAGTACCCGTGGACGTGGGGTGTATCGAGATAG
- a CDS encoding PLD nuclease N-terminal domain-containing protein — MEELANIPWNLIMPLIVLQFILMIVALVDVIRHQRTNGPFIMWIFIIVLGNMIGPILYFIFGRRQA; from the coding sequence ATGGAGGAGCTTGCCAATATTCCGTGGAATCTCATTATGCCACTCATCGTTTTGCAGTTTATTTTAATGATCGTTGCCTTGGTTGATGTGATTCGTCATCAGCGAACGAATGGGCCCTTTATAATGTGGATTTTCATCATTGTTTTAGGGAATATGATAGGGCCAATTTTGTATTTTATCTTTGGGAGGCGACAAGCATGA
- a CDS encoding ABC transporter ATP-binding protein: MTQLLHVEQLTKKYGDYAAVDLISFVLEEHTSTALIGPNGAGKTTTLSMLAGLVTPTVGTIKLQGDAKQDMRSMIGFLPQYPKFFPWLSALEFTEMAARLSGVPTKQAIAEAKKTLEFVGLGEAMNKKTGTFSGGMKQRLGLAQAIVHKPKLLLLDEPVSALDPVGRRQVMNLLKALQQETTILYSTHILNDAEEMTDQLLFLRQGKLVEHGSLEDVRARYADPRIVIEFDTVEEVKRFTQKVAWQVASQGLVASVDVQMEGIEMATVLALLNSESFAVRKVERQTASLEEIFMKVAVV, encoded by the coding sequence ATGACGCAATTGCTTCACGTGGAACAATTGACGAAGAAGTATGGGGATTATGCAGCGGTCGATTTGATTTCGTTTGTACTGGAAGAGCATACATCGACTGCGCTAATAGGACCGAATGGGGCTGGAAAGACGACGACGCTGTCGATGCTAGCGGGTCTCGTCACACCAACGGTCGGAACCATCAAGCTGCAAGGTGATGCGAAGCAAGATATGCGTTCAATGATTGGATTTCTGCCGCAGTATCCGAAGTTTTTTCCATGGTTATCTGCGCTTGAATTTACAGAGATGGCAGCGCGGCTCAGTGGAGTGCCCACAAAACAGGCAATAGCGGAAGCGAAAAAAACGTTAGAATTTGTGGGGCTTGGCGAGGCGATGAATAAAAAGACGGGGACATTTTCGGGTGGCATGAAGCAGCGCCTTGGATTGGCGCAAGCGATTGTTCATAAGCCGAAGTTGTTGTTGTTAGATGAGCCGGTATCTGCGCTCGATCCAGTAGGTCGTCGCCAAGTGATGAATTTGCTGAAAGCATTGCAACAGGAAACGACGATTTTGTACTCAACACATATTTTGAATGATGCCGAAGAGATGACAGATCAGTTGTTGTTTTTACGGCAGGGAAAATTGGTAGAGCATGGTTCACTAGAGGATGTACGGGCGCGCTATGCAGATCCGCGCATTGTGATTGAGTTTGACACGGTGGAAGAGGTCAAGCGCTTTACGCAAAAAGTGGCTTGGCAAGTGGCGTCACAAGGGCTTGTTGCATCCGTTGATGTACAGATGGAAGGAATCGAAATGGCGACTGTTTTAGCTCTACTAAATTCCGAGTCGTTTGCAGTGCGCAAGGTTGAACGGCAGACGGCTAGCCTCGAAGAAATCTTTATGAAAGTGGCGGTGGTTTGA
- a CDS encoding helix-turn-helix domain-containing protein: MENLFVNQYNKKKFILLKNLILYKKSLSIFEISELLNISVTSTTRYIKNLENDLIFNFQNEQIDIVTSNNMTKIEVTKNLNIGLIIDKMRLFYIKSSQEYSVLEALLSKHYPSIEALSLDIHISSSYVYKTIQTLKKILSRFDLKIYFNNDSIISNIVGEERNIRFFLIYIYSHVFKGMEWPFQNDTPSAYYSDFIETYMTELNSKNFSSSQLIRIKQFLIISVYRIKGKGQYIEMDDAFKVIMQKWTESPSFNMTFFNSKLIANSEQRAIENYYMNFLLRFFISDIDSDKNKIIISKKLILEDNPLTKATQKLLDSFLETFNINVGGESYYILIYQVQLMLIFLNFQNIDLTSYTVTSTTLSRFNSKNKNFSTIEKKISEFIRDFFIINKEINIKLTKSSTLYFAQYLFFLADKFVKAKPIMIYIQLSKDCFSTSVVKSRILKFFNTDGLVFTDDIKQADLIVSDNYEENIDNDKFFYFDDLYNLQDWSSLILFINDRFFNYRTYHNSFEGLRNTIDNS; this comes from the coding sequence ATGGAAAATCTTTTTGTTAACCAATACAATAAAAAAAAGTTTATTCTTTTGAAAAATTTAATATTGTATAAAAAGAGTCTATCCATCTTTGAAATTAGTGAACTATTAAATATTTCTGTGACCTCTACTACACGATACATAAAAAACCTGGAAAATGATTTGATTTTTAATTTTCAAAATGAACAAATTGATATAGTGACTTCAAATAATATGACCAAGATTGAAGTTACAAAAAATTTAAATATAGGTTTAATAATTGATAAAATGAGATTATTTTATATAAAAAGCTCCCAAGAATATAGTGTCTTAGAAGCTCTTCTTTCGAAGCACTATCCGAGTATTGAGGCTCTATCATTGGATATTCATATAAGCTCTTCTTATGTATATAAAACGATACAAACATTAAAAAAAATATTGAGTCGTTTTGATTTAAAAATCTATTTTAATAACGATTCAATAATTTCTAATATAGTAGGTGAAGAAAGGAATATTCGTTTTTTTTTAATATATATATATTCTCATGTTTTTAAAGGTATGGAATGGCCCTTTCAAAACGATACTCCCTCAGCATACTACTCTGATTTCATCGAAACTTACATGACCGAATTGAATTCAAAAAATTTCTCTTCCTCACAACTAATACGTATAAAACAATTTCTAATAATCTCCGTATATCGTATTAAAGGAAAGGGACAGTACATCGAAATGGATGATGCCTTTAAAGTAATAATGCAAAAATGGACTGAGTCACCGTCATTTAATATGACTTTTTTTAATTCCAAGTTAATAGCGAATTCTGAGCAAAGAGCTATTGAAAATTATTATATGAATTTTCTCTTACGTTTTTTCATTTCTGATATAGATAGCGATAAAAACAAAATCATTATTTCCAAAAAATTAATTCTTGAAGATAATCCTTTAACTAAAGCTACACAAAAATTATTAGACTCTTTTTTGGAGACGTTTAATATAAATGTTGGTGGCGAAAGTTACTATATTTTAATCTATCAAGTGCAATTAATGTTAATATTTCTAAATTTCCAAAATATCGATCTTACTTCATATACCGTTACATCAACAACGCTCTCTAGATTTAATTCTAAAAATAAAAATTTCTCAACAATAGAAAAAAAAATAAGTGAATTTATTCGAGACTTTTTTATTATAAATAAAGAGATAAATATCAAACTTACTAAAAGTTCAACTTTATATTTTGCCCAGTATCTATTTTTTTTAGCCGATAAATTTGTCAAAGCAAAACCAATAATGATTTATATTCAATTATCAAAAGACTGTTTTAGTACTAGTGTAGTTAAATCCAGAATACTGAAATTTTTCAATACCGATGGGCTAGTTTTTACGGATGATATTAAACAAGCTGATTTAATAGTGTCAGATAACTACGAGGAAAATATTGATAATGATAAATTTTTTTATTTTGATGATCTTTACAATTTACAAGATTGGTCGAGTTTAATTTTATTTATAAATGATAGATTTTTTAATTATAGAACCTACCATAATTCTTTTGAAGGACTGAGAAATACAATTGACAACTCATAG
- a CDS encoding ABC transporter permease subunit, whose amino-acid sequence MNGFGVLLRKEWREQTRNFKILWIPLVFMIFGVMEPITNHFLPEIMKSVGGMPEGTEFQWPQFRGEDIFMSLLGQYQFVGILIIVLAFMGSISGERKNGTATLLYVRPMSFRHYFLSKWLVINGLVLGSVWLGFIAAWYYIDILFNSVNAGEVFAFGATYSLWIVFVVTVVLALSAWLPTGGAAGLAIMITLIYQLVDGVIGAYWTVSPWKLAMYASYWFQQDADLSDLWMSAGVTGGLIAMLIVFGIFMAKRNAAKTTV is encoded by the coding sequence ATGAATGGGTTCGGCGTACTGTTGCGGAAGGAATGGCGTGAACAGACACGAAATTTCAAAATACTATGGATTCCACTGGTCTTTATGATCTTCGGTGTTATGGAGCCTATTACCAATCATTTTTTACCAGAAATCATGAAAAGTGTAGGCGGTATGCCAGAAGGAACAGAATTTCAGTGGCCGCAATTTCGAGGAGAAGACATTTTTATGTCCTTGCTCGGGCAATATCAGTTTGTTGGAATTTTAATCATCGTGCTTGCGTTTATGGGCTCGATTTCAGGGGAACGCAAAAATGGAACGGCAACATTACTTTATGTGCGTCCAATGTCTTTTCGACATTACTTTTTAAGTAAATGGCTCGTGATCAATGGGCTTGTTCTAGGAAGTGTTTGGTTAGGCTTCATAGCCGCATGGTATTACATTGATATCCTTTTCAATAGTGTAAATGCAGGAGAAGTGTTTGCTTTTGGTGCTACATATAGCTTATGGATTGTTTTTGTTGTGACCGTTGTGTTGGCGCTAAGTGCATGGCTACCAACAGGTGGTGCAGCAGGTTTGGCGATTATGATTACGCTTATTTATCAGCTAGTGGATGGGGTGATTGGAGCATATTGGACCGTATCACCATGGAAATTGGCGATGTATGCGTCATACTGGTTCCAGCAAGATGCGGATCTGTCTGACTTGTGGATGAGTGCTGGCGTGACAGGTGGGCTAATCGCTATGCTTATTGTCTTTGGCATCTTTATGGCGAAACGGAATGCAGCTAAGACGACGGTCTGA
- a CDS encoding DMT family transporter: MKQWMYPLLIVFAASCYGILSTIIKLAIQDGFTAAEAVTSQYFVGFFIALIIFIVVRHKVPKFGGGFTLILAGLFTATTGTVYGQAIEYMPASLAVVMLFQFTWVGMLFDCIARRRLPKRIEVISLLFLFAGTILAAGVIDADLSGIPWQGWAWGMASAVSFASFVMINQRQVEGMDTETRLLFTSFFAVIAIAFFQTPEIVWNGTLFGDGLWIYGLILGLFGIVIPIYLFSVAVPKVGTAMTSILSAMELPVAVTASVILLSETLTILQVSGILVILIGMTLPTIAQRRLKYTR; encoded by the coding sequence ATGAAACAATGGATGTACCCATTACTTATCGTTTTTGCAGCGAGTTGTTACGGGATTCTTTCAACAATTATTAAACTAGCGATCCAAGATGGCTTTACGGCTGCCGAAGCCGTGACGAGTCAATATTTCGTTGGATTTTTCATAGCACTTATCATTTTTATCGTCGTGCGGCATAAAGTTCCGAAGTTTGGTGGCGGTTTTACACTCATTCTTGCAGGATTATTTACAGCAACGACCGGGACTGTTTACGGACAAGCGATTGAATATATGCCAGCTTCTCTTGCTGTCGTCATGTTATTTCAATTTACCTGGGTTGGTATGCTATTTGACTGTATCGCGAGGCGTCGACTTCCAAAGCGTATTGAAGTCATATCACTGCTCTTCCTTTTCGCGGGAACCATTCTCGCGGCAGGTGTCATTGATGCAGATTTAAGTGGCATCCCTTGGCAAGGTTGGGCATGGGGAATGGCTTCGGCAGTCAGCTTTGCATCATTTGTCATGATTAATCAACGGCAAGTCGAAGGCATGGACACAGAAACACGACTACTGTTCACATCATTTTTCGCAGTCATTGCCATTGCCTTTTTCCAAACACCGGAAATCGTCTGGAACGGAACATTATTCGGCGACGGCTTGTGGATTTACGGCTTGATTCTCGGCTTATTTGGGATTGTCATTCCCATCTATCTCTTTTCCGTTGCCGTACCGAAAGTTGGAACCGCAATGACATCGATTTTAAGCGCGATGGAGCTACCCGTTGCAGTAACAGCATCGGTCATTTTATTGAGCGAAACGCTAACGATTCTTCAAGTTAGCGGTATCCTCGTTATCTTAATCGGCATGACACTTCCGACCATCGCGCAACGACGCTTAAAATATACAAGATAA
- a CDS encoding ABC transporter permease, with protein sequence MSDEKGGAPISLTKTIWREMKRDKLALFAFIIFAFILLIAYSVPLFLDQTRIVRIDFSKIYQTPSVEHWLGTDYGGRDVFGQLVIGARNSITIGVTITLLAGFLGLMIGLISGYIGGKVDFVIMRILDFLMILPITMMIIVFVVIVPKFNVWSFIGIMSVLLWFGKARLIRSRTLAERELDYVNASKTVGTSNVKIMLFEVFPNISSLVIVNMTLTLAGNIGIETGLTYLGFGLPESTPSLGTLISYAKNPDVIQHKWWVWLPATLLILIMMLCINFIGQAVKRAVDAKQRLV encoded by the coding sequence TTGAGTGATGAAAAGGGGGGGGCACCGATATCGCTAACAAAAACCATTTGGCGTGAAATGAAACGGGATAAGCTAGCACTCTTTGCGTTCATTATTTTCGCTTTCATCTTACTGATAGCGTATAGTGTCCCTCTATTTCTCGATCAGACTCGCATCGTTAGAATCGACTTTTCAAAAATCTATCAAACACCATCTGTGGAACATTGGCTTGGGACAGATTACGGAGGGCGCGATGTTTTTGGTCAATTGGTAATTGGAGCCCGAAACTCCATCACAATTGGAGTTACGATTACGCTTCTTGCGGGCTTTCTTGGACTAATGATTGGTTTGATTTCCGGTTATATTGGCGGGAAAGTGGATTTTGTCATTATGCGTATTTTAGACTTTTTAATGATCCTGCCTATTACGATGATGATTATTGTGTTTGTCGTCATTGTCCCGAAATTTAATGTTTGGTCCTTTATTGGCATTATGAGTGTGTTGCTATGGTTCGGCAAAGCGCGTCTTATTCGTTCGAGGACACTTGCGGAAAGAGAACTGGACTACGTCAATGCTTCGAAAACGGTCGGGACATCCAATGTAAAAATTATGCTGTTTGAAGTTTTTCCGAATATCAGCTCACTTGTCATCGTCAATATGACGTTAACGCTTGCAGGAAATATTGGCATTGAAACAGGTCTAACGTATTTGGGATTCGGCTTGCCTGAAAGTACGCCCTCACTTGGCACCCTCATTAGTTACGCGAAAAATCCAGATGTTATTCAACACAAATGGTGGGTATGGTTACCCGCGACTCTACTCATATTAATCATGATGCTGTGCATTAACTTTATCGGACAAGCGGTAAAACGTGCCGTGGATGCAAAGCAACGATTAGTGTGA
- a CDS encoding GNAT family N-acetyltransferase gives MNITIRQAQPADAEAAAPLLIEANGDITKRMTGETDWTKVEQALQVLFQREDNLHSYRYTYVAEIDGSIAGIMALYPGDIEEELDQNLNRWLSEKGASNPAVDPEALPGELYIDAICVDPAFRNKGIGTQLFRYAEEIAQQTGFTKLALNVEIEKEPAIRLYKRLGYEIASPWTIIGEPFHHMIKIV, from the coding sequence ATGAACATCACAATTAGACAAGCACAACCAGCCGACGCAGAAGCCGCAGCTCCCCTACTCATTGAGGCGAATGGCGACATTACGAAACGAATGACAGGCGAAACCGACTGGACAAAGGTTGAGCAAGCCTTGCAAGTACTATTCCAGCGAGAGGACAACTTGCATTCTTACCGCTATACGTACGTTGCAGAAATCGATGGCAGCATTGCGGGCATTATGGCGTTATATCCCGGCGATATTGAAGAGGAACTCGATCAAAACTTAAATCGTTGGCTCTCCGAAAAAGGCGCAAGCAATCCTGCAGTTGACCCAGAAGCCCTCCCCGGCGAATTATATATTGACGCGATTTGTGTAGATCCCGCGTTCCGCAACAAAGGCATCGGCACACAGTTATTCCGCTATGCAGAAGAGATTGCCCAACAAACCGGCTTTACCAAGTTGGCATTGAACGTCGAAATCGAAAAAGAACCAGCGATTCGCCTTTACAAACGTCTCGGCTACGAAATCGCGTCACCGTGGACTATTATCGGCGAACCGTTTCATCATATGATAAAAATCGTCTAA